The Devosia sp. MC521 genome segment CCGAGCTATCGCGCTTCGCTTTTGTGGAACACCGCCATTTATGGCGACCACCCCTATGCTCGCCCGACCATCGGCACCGAGGAAACGCTGACCGCGATTGTGCCAGAAGACCTGCGCGCCTTTTACAAGGCTGGTCTCTCGCGCGACACGCTCAAGATCGGCATCATCGGCGCCGTGACCGAAGCTGAGGCCGGCGCGATCATCGATAAGGCTTTTGGCGCACTGCCTGAAAAGAGCACGCTGCCGACGGTTGCAACGGCCGAGGTGAACATTGGCGAAACTCTCGCCGTGGCTTACCCGCTCCCTCAAACGAGCCTGCGCATCACCTATCCCGGCATCGCCATCGAAGACCCGGACTATTACCCGGCTCAGGTGCTCGTTGAGATGCTGGCGGGTGGTGGGATCAGCTCCATCCTCAACACCGAAGTGCGTGAAAAGCGCGGCCTGTCCTATGGCGTGAGCGGCGGCCTTGCCAATTTCCGCTATTCCAACCTCATCACCTTCGGCACCTCCACCGAGCCACAAAACGCGGCCGAAGCGCAAACGGTGATCAATGACATCTTCAAGCAGATCGCCGAAGAGGGCCCGACCCAAGAGCAGGTCGATCTCTATAAGCGCTATCTGGTCGGCTCCTACGCCATCAACAATCTTGGGTCCACCGGCGGTCTCGTCGGCACCATGGTCAGCAACCAATTGCTGAACCTGCCCCTCGATTACGTCGACACTCGGACCGAGTTGATTGAGGCGGTAACCCCAGAACGCGTACAGGCCGTCGCCAAACGCATCTTTAGCGCGACGCCAACAGTTCTCACTATCGGCCCAGAAGCCACAGAGTAAAACGCCAAGTTGGCGCGCCGATCACTTCTGCTCGGCGCGCCAGAATTGACTTAGATTAAGCGGAACGAAGTCATCACGCCTTTGTTATGCTGACACTTAGGGATTGTCAGCATGTCAGAACTTCTAACGCCTCCCGCGACGCATTCACGTCGCCCCTCCGCTTTTGAAAGTGTCGCCACTTTCTGCCTCATCGCCGCATTGCTTTTCTTCGGCGCAGGCATTTTTGTTCCTCTGGTTTTGGCCATCCTTCTCGCGTTTGCCCTCAACCCGGTCGTGTCCATGCTCAACCGCAGACTGGGTCTTCCCGACCCTGTCGCGGTTATTTTGGCCGTCCTTTTGGCCATGACCCTTTTGGCCGGTTTTGCGCTCCTCGCTGGCTCGCAAATCGCCCATCTGGCGCAAGAACTGCCGGGCTATCGCCAGACCATTCAAGGTAAGATTGAAGGCCTGCAAAGCCAGTTCAGCGGCCTGACCTGGCTGGATCAGTTCAATGGCATGATCTCCAATATCGACGCAGGCTTCGGCGGCAGTAGCGACGCGCCAGCCGTCACCGGCCAGATGAAGCCGATCCCGGTCTCCATCTCCAATGAACTGGGCCCCCTCAGCATCGTCACCTCGGTGATGGGCTCCATCGTTGGCCCTGTCGCGACCATTGCCATCGTCACCGTCTTCCTGATCTTCCTGTTGATGGGCCGTGCGGATCTGCAAGATCGCTTCATTCGCCTTGTCAGCGCCGGTCGCTATTCGCTCACCAACCTTGCCATCACCGACGCCAGCCGTCGCGTTGGCCGCTATCTCATCATCCAGTTGTGCGTGAACATCACCTACGGCGTCATCTTTGGCATTGGCCTCTGGCTCATCGGCGTGCCGAGCGCCCCTCTGTGGGGCATGATGATCGTGCTGTTCCGTTACATCCCTTTCGTTGGCGCGCTGATCGTTGCCGTGCTCCCCTTCGCCCTCGCCTTCGCGGTCGATCCGGGCTGGAACATGTTGCTGATGTCGGTCGGCCTCTTCCTCATCATCGACCTCACCACCGCCAATGTCATCGAGCCGCGCCTCTATGGCACCAGCACGGGCGTCTCCCCGCTGGCCATTCTGCTCTCCGCCATGTTCTGGGCCACGCTCTGGGGTCCTGTAGGCCTGATCCTCGCCACACCCATGACCGTCTGTCTCGTCGTGATCGGGCGACACCTGCCGCAGTTCCAATTCCTCGAAACCCTTCTCGGCAGTGAACCCGTGCTCTCGCCCGCCGAACGCCTCTACCAGCGCATGCTTAAAGGCGACACCGAAGACGCGATTGATCTCAGCGACGACTATCTCGAAGAAAATGGCCGTGCCGCGCTCATCGCCGATGTCATGCTCCCGGCCCTGCGTCTGGGGACTACCGAGCTATCAGACCGCCCAGAGTCCCTACCCCAACGTCGCCAGCTCATCACCTCATTTGAAACCGTCATCGCCGACGTCTTCGAGCACGAGTTTGCCGATAATGCCTCCGTCCTCATCGTCGGCGGCCGCACCGAAATTGACGAAGCAGCCGCACGCCTCATCGGCCTAGAGCTGGCTGAGCGGACCATTCCCGCCACCATTCTTCCTCCCGGCGCCATCCGTCAGGAATCCATTGGCCGGCTAGACCTCGATCCGGTCGAAACCCTCGTACTGGTGTTCATGGGACGCGATGTGCGCGCTCAATGCCGCTATGTCGCTCGCCGTATTCGCCGCATGAGCCCCAATGTGCGCCTCATAGCTATCGTCACCAATGCGCTTGCCGCC includes the following:
- a CDS encoding pitrilysin family protein, encoding MIAFPMPKSVRLAAVLAPVLLGTLTLPAVAESKFKQFTTPGGISAWMVEDQTFPIISMSFAFEAGATKEPAEKAGVAGLTAAVMTEATAQLDPNQLAAKVEEVGLDLQLSADKDYFWGSARTTSDHADEAFALMAEVLNEPRFAQDDLDRVRRIAIENIRRSAEDPSYRASLLWNTAIYGDHPYARPTIGTEETLTAIVPEDLRAFYKAGLSRDTLKIGIIGAVTEAEAGAIIDKAFGALPEKSTLPTVATAEVNIGETLAVAYPLPQTSLRITYPGIAIEDPDYYPAQVLVEMLAGGGISSILNTEVREKRGLSYGVSGGLANFRYSNLITFGTSTEPQNAAEAQTVINDIFKQIAEEGPTQEQVDLYKRYLVGSYAINNLGSTGGLVGTMVSNQLLNLPLDYVDTRTELIEAVTPERVQAVAKRIFSATPTVLTIGPEATE
- a CDS encoding AI-2E family transporter; protein product: MSELLTPPATHSRRPSAFESVATFCLIAALLFFGAGIFVPLVLAILLAFALNPVVSMLNRRLGLPDPVAVILAVLLAMTLLAGFALLAGSQIAHLAQELPGYRQTIQGKIEGLQSQFSGLTWLDQFNGMISNIDAGFGGSSDAPAVTGQMKPIPVSISNELGPLSIVTSVMGSIVGPVATIAIVTVFLIFLLMGRADLQDRFIRLVSAGRYSLTNLAITDASRRVGRYLIIQLCVNITYGVIFGIGLWLIGVPSAPLWGMMIVLFRYIPFVGALIVAVLPFALAFAVDPGWNMLLMSVGLFLIIDLTTANVIEPRLYGTSTGVSPLAILLSAMFWATLWGPVGLILATPMTVCLVVIGRHLPQFQFLETLLGSEPVLSPAERLYQRMLKGDTEDAIDLSDDYLEENGRAALIADVMLPALRLGTTELSDRPESLPQRRQLITSFETVIADVFEHEFADNASVLIVGGRTEIDEAAARLIGLELAERTIPATILPPGAIRQESIGRLDLDPVETLVLVFMGRDVRAQCRYVARRIRRMSPNVRLIAIVTNALAADETAESLHVDNVYRDFHSAVDGISEVATPKSIEPWEEVPQPFAGLGRGDDALGQELDAIAERFGVPAALINLIDDDRHLDDGDAAKLTQLVVTDNAPLIVHAATPDERIGDNSYLVTNGIDFYAAVPLTVANGTTPLGALVLLDYEPHEGFTEDDLARLRQEATKLVENFA